The Rhizobium sp. BT03 genomic sequence CTGCCCCGTAGGTCCAGCCCTTCACCAGGCCGCCATACCAGGGCCAGACGGCAATATCGGCGATCGTATATTGGCTGCCTGCCAGATATTCGCTTTCGGCCAGGCGACGATCGAGCACGTCGAGCTGACGCTTTACCTCCATGGCGAAGCGGTCGATCGCATATTCGATCTTCGTCGGCGCATAGGCGTAGAAATGGCCGAAGCCGCCGCCGAGATAGGGTGCGCTTCCCATCTGCCAGAACAGCCACGACAGGCATTCGGCGCGTTCGCCCGGTTCGGTCGGCAGGAAGGCGCCGAACTTTTCGGCGAGATAGGTGAGGATGGCGCCGGATTCGAACACTCGGATCGGCTTTTCGCCGCTGCGGTCCATCAGCGCCGGGATCTTCGAATTAGGATTGATCTTGACGAAATCGCTTCCGAACTGGTCGCCATCGCCGATCCGGATCAGCCAGGCGTCGTATTCCGCGCCGCTATGGCCAAGGGCCAGCAGTTCCTCGAGCATGATCGTGACCTTCTGGCCGTTCGGCGTGCCGAGCGAATAGAGCTGCAGCGGATGACGGCCGATCGGAAGCTCCTTCTCATGCGTCGGGCCTGCTATCGGGCGGTTGATGCTGGCAAACTGGCCGCCATTCGCCTTGTTCCAGGTCCAGACCTTCGGGGGGGTATAATCGGAAGAACCGCTCATCTTTCAAACTCCTGGCATTGATCGGATCGAGCACGGCGCCTCGTTGGGCCGTCGCATTTTTCCTGACATAGCAGAGGCGATGAGGGTTTGGTACAGGTCTCAGAGCTGTTTCACGCAATCGTCAGAGTCTTGGCAAAGCTCAAGAAAACGACGGTTTCAGGCGTTCGCTTCGGGAAGGCGTCTGCCCGTCGCGGCCGAAAACAGATGTTCGCCGGCCGCTCGCAAGGTGAAGCGGATCGTGTCGCCGGGGTTTATCGCGATGCGCTCGCGAAACAGCATATTGACGTTTTCCTCGCCGATCCGGGCGACGACCTGCGTCTCCGCGCCGGTCGGTTCGACGACGACGATCTTCGCCGGTGTCCCCTCCTCGGCGATAGCGAATTGTTCCGGCCTGATGCCGTAGATGAGTTCCTCGCCGGGATCGGCCGTGCCGGGGCGCAGCGATAGCGGCATGGCGACGCCGCTGTCGGTGCGGAAGATCGAAGGCGCATCGGCCTGGATGCGGCCCTTGAGCAGGTTCATTGC encodes the following:
- the yghU gene encoding glutathione-dependent disulfide-bond oxidoreductase is translated as MSGSSDYTPPKVWTWNKANGGQFASINRPIAGPTHEKELPIGRHPLQLYSLGTPNGQKVTIMLEELLALGHSGAEYDAWLIRIGDGDQFGSDFVKINPNSKIPALMDRSGEKPIRVFESGAILTYLAEKFGAFLPTEPGERAECLSWLFWQMGSAPYLGGGFGHFYAYAPTKIEYAIDRFAMEVKRQLDVLDRRLAESEYLAGSQYTIADIAVWPWYGGLVKGWTYGAAEFLQVEDYKNVLRWADAVHSRPAAQRGRMVNRLSGDPSSQLHERHDASDFDTRTQDKLAAAE